TCGTCGATCTCGACGGCGCCTTTGCCGGCAAGCCGGTGAATGCGCCTGCCGTCGAGGCGATCCTCCGCGCCATCGACATCCCGGTGCAACTGGGCGGCGGCATCCGTGACCTGGGCCAGATCGAGACCTGGCTGGCGCGCGGCATCCGCCGGGTCATCCTCGGCACCGTGGCGCTGCGCGATCCCGATCTGGTGAAGGAGGCCTGCCGCCGCTTTCCCGGCCGCATCGCCGTCGGCATCGACGCCAAGGGTGGCAAGGTGGCGGTCGAAGGCTGGGCCGAGACATCGGAGCTTACCGCGATCGAACTGGCGCGCCGCTTCGCCGATGCCGGGGTTGCGGCGATCATCTTCACCGACGTTGACCGCGACGGCGTGCTGAAGGGCCTTAATATCGAGGCGACACTGGCACTCGCCAAGGCTGTGGCTATTCCGGTCATCGCGTCGGGCGGGCTGGCTTCGCTCGCCGACATCAGGCGCCTGCTCGAGCCCGATTGCGCCATCCTCGAAGGCGCCATATCGGGTCGCGCGCTTTATGACGGCCGCCTCGATGCGCGCGAGGCCCTGAAGCTCATTGCCGAGGCCGCGTGATGCTCAAGGCCCGCATCATTCCCTGTCTCGACGTGAAGGACGGTCGCGTCGTCAAGGGCGTCAATTTCGTGAATTTGCGCGATGCGGGCGATCCGGTCGAGATAGCCAAGGCCTATGACAAGGCCGGCGCCGATGAACTGTGTTTCCTCGACATCACCGCCACGCATGAGAACCGGGGCATCATTTTCGACGTGGTGCGTCGCACCGCCGAGGCCTGCTTCATGCCGTTGACCGTCGGCGGCGGCGTGCGCACCACCGACGACATCCGCAAGCTGCTGCTCGCTGGCGCCGACAAGGTCTCGATCAATACGGCCGCCGTGAACAACCGTGGCTTCGTGCGCGAGGGGGCGGAAAAGTTCGGCAGCCAGTGCATCGTCGTCGCTATCGACGCGAAACAGGTGGCGCCGGGCCAGTGGCAGATCTTCACGCATGGCGGGCGCAATGCCACCGGCATCGATGCGGTCGCTTTTGCCGAGGAGGTGGTGGCCTTGGGAGCTGGCGAGTTGCTCGTCACCTCGATGGACCGCGACGGCACCGGCCGGGGCTTCGACATCGCCTTGATGCGCGCCATCGCCGATGCCGTGCCGGTGCCGGTCATCGCCTCGGGCGGCGTCGGCACGCTCGATCATCTGGTCGAGGGCATAAGGGACGGCCATGCCACGGCGGTCCTCGCCGCCTCGATCTTCCATTTCGGCACATTCACCATTTCCCAGGCCAAGAACCATATGGCTGAACGAGGAATTCCCATGCGGCTGGGATGAGCAAATCCGCCAAAGTTGCAGACTTTGGCGCCAACGATTTGCGCCAACATATTGAATTGGCGCGAATCCTCGGCGAAGCAAAACCGCTTCGCCGGGAAGCGCGCGAGATGTTAAGAATGCAGGAAGGGGCAGGAACATGACAGACACATTACGCCACCGGCTGGACGTCCTCGCCGAGCTCGCCGACACGGTGACCGCTCGCAAGGGTGCTTCGCCCGAAATCTCCTACACCGCCAAGCTCCTATCCCAGGGCATCGAGAAATGCGCCAAGAAGGTGGGTGAGGAGGCGATCGAGGCCGCACTCGCCGCGGTCAAAGGCGACCGTGACCATCTCAAGCTCGAGGCCGCGGATCTATTTTATCATTTGGTCGTGCTGCTCGA
This genomic stretch from Nordella sp. HKS 07 harbors:
- the hisA gene encoding 1-(5-phosphoribosyl)-5-[(5-phosphoribosylamino)methylideneamino]imidazole-4-carboxamide isomerase, whose product is MILFPAIDLKAGQCVRLKLGDMAEATVFNDDPAAQARDFAAQGFRWLHLVDLDGAFAGKPVNAPAVEAILRAIDIPVQLGGGIRDLGQIETWLARGIRRVILGTVALRDPDLVKEACRRFPGRIAVGIDAKGGKVAVEGWAETSELTAIELARRFADAGVAAIIFTDVDRDGVLKGLNIEATLALAKAVAIPVIASGGLASLADIRRLLEPDCAILEGAISGRALYDGRLDAREALKLIAEAA
- the hisF gene encoding imidazole glycerol phosphate synthase subunit HisF, with product MLKARIIPCLDVKDGRVVKGVNFVNLRDAGDPVEIAKAYDKAGADELCFLDITATHENRGIIFDVVRRTAEACFMPLTVGGGVRTTDDIRKLLLAGADKVSINTAAVNNRGFVREGAEKFGSQCIVVAIDAKQVAPGQWQIFTHGGRNATGIDAVAFAEEVVALGAGELLVTSMDRDGTGRGFDIALMRAIADAVPVPVIASGGVGTLDHLVEGIRDGHATAVLAASIFHFGTFTISQAKNHMAERGIPMRLG
- a CDS encoding phosphoribosyl-ATP diphosphatase, which encodes MTDTLRHRLDVLAELADTVTARKGASPEISYTAKLLSQGIEKCAKKVGEEAIEAALAAVKGDRDHLKLEAADLFYHLVVLLEVSGLPLSDVMGELEKRVGTSGIAEKAGRKQV